From the genome of Halictus rubicundus isolate RS-2024b chromosome 2, iyHalRubi1_principal, whole genome shotgun sequence, one region includes:
- the LOC143361911 gene encoding uncharacterized protein LOC143361911 has protein sequence MVRKRTIVPKKISRRKARIVKPMKIAALIVSAIQDLRETKGSTPKKIIGYISYASDAGEGRVKRQVKAALQRGVEYGILRRYRGQYFLPMGDELDRANRIALRFAKLPLPPTQHMRSTTDSPRKMVPLGGQRNSKKLNKNSQKTKRLVKAKSPLLSSSVSLIDTIRNIDEN, from the exons ATGGTACGGAAAAGGACGATAGTTCCGAAGAAAATATCAAGGAGAAAGGCTCGGATCGTAAAGCCGATGAAAATTGCTGCGCTGATCGTATCCGCTATACAGGATCTCCGCGAAACCAAAGGATCAACGCCGAAGAAGATCATAGGTTACATAAGTTATGCGTCCGATGCTGGCGAGGGTCGCGTTAAACGACAA GTGAAAGCAGCTCTGCAAAGAGGCGTAGAATATGGTATTTTAAGGAGATACCGAGGCCAATATTTTCTGCCTATGGGTGACGAATTGGATCGTGCGAATCGTATCGCCTTGAGATTTGCTAAATTACCGTTACCTCCCACGCAGCATATGAGATCTACCACGGATTCGCCTCGGAAAATGGTACCTCTGGGAGGTCagagaaattccaaaaaattgaataaaaattcccAGAAGACGAAACGACTTGTGAAAGCTAAATCACCGTTACTATCTTCTAGCGTTAGCTTAATAGACACTATACGCAATATTGACGAAAATTAG